Proteins from a single region of Elgaria multicarinata webbii isolate HBS135686 ecotype San Diego chromosome 23, rElgMul1.1.pri, whole genome shotgun sequence:
- the NDUFA13 gene encoding NADH dehydrogenase [ubiquinone] 1 alpha subcomplex subunit 13, which produces MAAAAGKVKQDMPPPGGYGPIDYKRHLPRRGLSGYSLFAIGIGALVYGYYNLVTWNRERRRLSIEDLETRVALFPLLMAEDDRRTLRILRQNLDEEAKIMKDVPGWQVGESRFHTTRWVTPTQDELFYLCPRSVSDNAKFGFQFYV; this is translated from the exons ATGGCGGCTGCCGCCGGGAAGGTGAAGCAGGACATGCCGCCGCCGGGCGGATACGGGCCCATCGACTACAAGAGGCACCTGCCCCGGCGGGGGCTCTCCG GTTACAGCCTCTTTGCCATTGGAATTGGGGCGCTTGTGTATGGCTACTATAACCTTGTGACATGGAACCGGGAGAGGCG GCGCCTGAGCATTGAAGATCTGGAGACACGGGTTGCGCTTTTCCCCCTCCTGATGGCTGAGGATGACCGCAG gaCCCTACGTATCTTGCGGCAGAATCTCGACGAGGAGGCCAAAATCATGAAGGACGTCCCTGGCTGGCAG GTCGGGGAGTCTCGCTTCCACACCACCCGCTGGGTGACGCCCACTCAGGATGAGCTTTTTTACCTGTGCCCGCGGAGCGTGAGCGACAATGCGAAATTCGGTTTCCAGTTTTACGTGTGA